The following proteins come from a genomic window of Rutidosis leptorrhynchoides isolate AG116_Rl617_1_P2 chromosome 10, CSIRO_AGI_Rlap_v1, whole genome shotgun sequence:
- the LOC139869972 gene encoding RNA-binding protein involved in heterochromatin assembly dri1-like: protein MSSGDWMCAACQHINFKKRDACQRCHCPKFASPDEVSTYGVNKTEVLAGDWYCATFNCGTHNYASRTACYRCGAFKDYSAMMAASSAACYGYDASAVPGWKAGDWICNRYGCGVHNYASRMECYKCKTPRE, encoded by the exons ATGAGCAGTGGGGACTGGATGTGTGCTGCATGCCAGCATATAAACTTCAAGAAACGTGACGCCTGCCAAAGATGTCACTGTCCCAAATTCGCGTCCCCTGATGAGGTATCAACTTACGGGGTGAACAAGACGGAAGTATTGGCTGGCGACTGGTATTGTGCCACATTCAACTGTGGGACACATAATTACGCTAGCAGGACCGCATGTTATAGATGTGGTGCGTTTAAAGATTATAGTGCTATGATGGCTGCATCCTCTGCAGCATGTTATGGCTACGATGCCAGCGCTGTTCCCGGATGGAAAGCAGGAGATTGGATTTGCAATAG ATATGGTTGTGGGGTGCATAATTATGCAAGCAGGATGGAATGCTACAAATGCAAAACACCAAGGGAATAG